One Esox lucius isolate fEsoLuc1 chromosome 1, fEsoLuc1.pri, whole genome shotgun sequence genomic region harbors:
- the si:dkey-243k1.3 gene encoding endonuclease domain-containing 1 protein, producing MMHVAAVLLAVTLSLVGGDVVARFEDVPECTAYFYQGKVPNWGATTPGAARLCQRFNNRYHFATLYDTNRRIAVYSAYRFQPSNGGGREKRWFVEPQLVNLTWGAEMKDGYWLEKDNPGVFLGERQALNEDYKHSGFDRGHLNPNGHHAVPSRNATFTLTNVVPQNPKLNQKAWAQHEAQLTDLFKSQCAQAYVLVGAIPSPDHWIVRNNVQRVNIPEYVWNAYCCVDNNGKPVRSAGATALNTERNLVDRHSLPELSRFLQQFSDVPVGELFHNNCQIGTQ from the exons ATGATGCACGTGGCTGCAGTGCTACTGGCTGTGACCCTGTCTCTCGTCGGGGGAGACGTTGTCGCCCGCTTCGAGGATGTCCCAGAGTGCACTGCGTATTTCTACCAGGGAAAAGTGCCGAACTGGGGCGCTACCACCCCCGGCGCTGCCCGCCTGTGCCAGCGCTTCAACAACAGGTACCACTTCGCCACGCTGTACGACACCAACCGACGCATCGCGGTGTACTCGGCCTACCGCTTCCAGCCCAGTAacggaggaggaagagagaagagatggtTTGTAGAGCCACAG CTTGTAAACCTTACATGGGGTGCAGAGATGAAGGATGGGTACTGGCTGGAGAAGGACAACCCTGGTGTTTTCCTAGGTGAAAGACAGGCTCTCAACGAAGACTACAAACACTCTGGCTTTGACCGTGGCCATCTCAACCCCAATGGACACCATGCAG TCCCCAGTCGTAACGCCACCTTCACCCTTACCAACGTGGTGCCCCAGAACCCCAAGCTCAACCAGAAGGCCTGGGCGCAGCACGAGGCCCAGCTCACCGACCTCTTCAAAAGCCAGTGCGCCCAGGCGTATGTGTTGGTCGGAGCCATCCCCTCCCCGGACCACTGGATCGTCAGGAACAACGTGCAGCGTGTCAACATCCCCGAGTACGTCTGGAACGCCTACTGCTGTGTGGACAACAACGGGAAGCCCGTCCGTAGTGCCGGCGCCACGGCTCTCAACACCGAGCGGAACCTGGTGGACCGGCATTCACTGCCGGAGCTGAGCAGATTCCTGCAGCAGTTTTCGGACGTACCAGTGGGGGAGCTGTTTCACAACAACTGTCAGATAGGGACCCAGTGA